The nucleotide sequence TGACGCCGCGTTCTGCTTCTACTATCCGGAGAATCTGGAATTGCTGGCGGCAGCGGGGGCCGAGCTGGTGGAATTTTCACCGCTCAGCGATGCGCACCTGCCGGAAAAGCTCGCGGGACTCTATCTCGGGGGAGGATACCCGGAACTGTATGCGGAGCAGTTGGCGAAGAACACTTCGTTGCGCAACGAGATCCGTCGTGCGGCGAAGACCGGCCTGCCGATTTACGCCGAATGTGGCGGTTTCATCTATCTCGCCGCCGCCGTTGCTGAGCATAACTTGTGCGGCATCTTCCCTGGCCAGGCCAGATTGCTGCACCGGCGCAAAGCGCTCGGTTATCGGGAAGTTGTCTTTACCGCCGACACCCCGCTTGGTCCGGCGGGAAGTGTGGCGCGTGGGCATGAGTTCCACTACACCGAACTTAAGCTGCCGGATGAGGTCGCGCGCTGCTATCGGATGCAACGCCGCGACGGCGAGCCACTCGGCAGTGAAGGCTATCGCATCAACAACGTCCTCGGTTCGTACGTTCATCTGCATTTTGGCAGCAATCCGGCAGTGGCGGCGAATTTTGTAGATTTTTGTCGTAAACAAAGAGGCTGATTTTACCACGGAGAGCACGGAGAGCACGGAGAGCACGGAGGACACAGAGAGCACGGAGAATAAAAATTGTCTTTGTTTTGATTTTATAACTCTCCGTGCTCTCTGTGTCCTCCGTGGTGATAAAAAATTTTCAGGAGGCAGTACATTGGCAACCCAGATTGAATTGGCCCGACAGGGCGTGACCACGACGCAGATGACGACGATCGCCGAGCGCGAGAATATCGAATCCGAATATGTGCGGCAGATGGTCGCGGAAGGGAAGATTGTCATTCCGTGGAACCACAACCGCGAGCCGCAGGCGGTCGGCATCGGCAAGGGGCTGAGCACCAAGATCAACGCGTCGATCGGCACCTCTTCCGACATTGTCGATTACGACGCCGAAGTGCGCAAAGCCAAGGCCGCACAGGCTGCCGGGGCGGATACGCTGATGGAACTCTCGGTCGGCGGCGATCTCGACCGGGTGCGGCGCGAAGTCATCGCCGCCGTCGATCTGCCGGTCGGCAACGTGCCGCTCTATCAGGCCTTCTGCGAGGCGGCGCGCAAGTACGGCGATCCGAACAAGCTTGACGAGGAGATGCTCTTCGACATCATCGAGCAGCAATGCGCCGACGGCATGGCGTTCATGGCGGTCCATTGCGGGATCAACCTCTATACCCTGGAGCGGCTGCGCAAGCAGGGCTACCGCTACGGCGGGCTGGTCTCCAAAGGGGGCGTGTCGATGGTCGCCTGGATGATCGCCAACAACCGGGAAAATCCACTTTACGAAAAATTCGACCGGGTGGTCGACATCCTGAAAAAATACGATACTGTCCTGTCCCTCGGCAATGGTCTGCGCGCCGGGGCGATTCACGATTCGTCCGACCGGGCACAGATTCAGGAGTTGCTGATCAACTGCGAGCTGGCCGAACTCGGTCGCGAGATGGGGTGTCAGATGCTGGTCGAGGGGCCGGGGCATGTCCCGCTCGACGAGATCGAAGGGAATATCCAGCTGCAAAAACGGATGAGCGGCGGCGCGCCGTACTACATGCTCGGACCGATCACCTGCGATGTCGCCCCCGGCTACGATCATATCACCGCCGCCATCGGTTCGGCGCAGTCGAGTCGCTACGGCGCCGACCTGATCTGCTATATCACTCCGGCCGAGCATCTGGCGTTGCCGAACGAGCAGGATGTCATCGATGGCGTCAAGACCGCGAAGATCGCCGCCTACATCGGCGACATGAACAAATATCCGGAAAAAGGGCGTGCGCGCGACAAAGAGATGAGCAAGGCC is from Desulfuromonadaceae bacterium and encodes:
- the thiC gene encoding phosphomethylpyrimidine synthase ThiC; protein product: MATQIELARQGVTTTQMTTIAERENIESEYVRQMVAEGKIVIPWNHNREPQAVGIGKGLSTKINASIGTSSDIVDYDAEVRKAKAAQAAGADTLMELSVGGDLDRVRREVIAAVDLPVGNVPLYQAFCEAARKYGDPNKLDEEMLFDIIEQQCADGMAFMAVHCGINLYTLERLRKQGYRYGGLVSKGGVSMVAWMIANNRENPLYEKFDRVVDILKKYDTVLSLGNGLRAGAIHDSSDRAQIQELLINCELAELGREMGCQMLVEGPGHVPLDEIEGNIQLQKRMSGGAPYYMLGPITCDVAPGYDHITAAIGSAQSSRYGADLICYITPAEHLALPNEQDVIDGVKTAKIAAYIGDMNKYPEKGRARDKEMSKARRDLNWEKQFELALFPADARAIRASRTPEDEDTCTMCGEFCASRGAGKLFAGDLKGDKI